The Phalacrocorax aristotelis chromosome 2, bGulAri2.1, whole genome shotgun sequence region TGTTCATGCAGCGACAGTACTGGCCTTCCTCAGTGGAACAGCCTCAGTAGCTGGACTCCTTGCAGCAGTTCTGCTTCCAAACTGGAGGCAAATGAGACTGTACACCTTCAACAAGAATGAGAGGAACGTGACTGTTTACACTGGACTCTGGATCAAGTGCGCTCGCTTTGACGGGAGCAGAGACTGTGTGATATATGACCCGCAGTGGTACACTGCTGTCGATCAACTGGATTTGCGTGTTCTTCAGTTTGCCCTTCCACTGAGTATGTTAACTGCTGTCTCagctctgtttctctgcttgATTGGTATGTGTAACACAGCCTTTGTATCCAGCGTGCCAAACATCAAATTGGCCAAATGCCTTGTAAACAGCGCGGGCTGCCATCTCGTGGCTGGCCTCTTGTTCCTGCTTGCCTGTGCCATTTGTCTCACTCCATCAGTCTGGGTCATTTTTTATAACAATTATCTGAACAGAAAATACGAGCCTGTCTTCAGCTTTGACATCTCCGTGTTTATTGCCATTGCCAGTGCCGGCGGTCTGTTTTTCACTTCcattctgctgtttctgtggtACTGCGCTTGTAAAAGCCTACCTTCTCCTTTCTGGCAGCCCCTTTACTCCCATGCCCCTAGCATGCACAGCTATGCCTCTCAGCCCTATTCTGCACGCTCTCGCCTCTCTGCCATAGAAATTGACATTCCTGTTGTGACACACGCATCTTAAGGAGACAGAGTCTTGGAAGCCAAGTTCTTGTGCTCATTCAAACCGTGAAAATCACAGGCTTGATTCTCTCTGCTGCCTTGCACTGAGCATAATCATTTGTAAGGTCAGGTTTCCCAAGGTGCAAAGCAACAGAGGCCTGAGTTCATTGAGGCTGTTGCTATTCTTGTGTGTTACTTCCTGaccaacatttttttattttttaactctgAGCTCACTACAGACAAAATTGCTGCTAATGCTGGGACAGTACACTGATGATTGTATCTGTTCATCCTCCTGCTTAATGAGTTCAAAGCATGTTTGAACCTCTTTGCTATTTGATAAGCTATTATTGGATTCTGATCCAATTTTAAGAGCTACATAGGTGGACTCTCACACCCATGCATTACCGAAATGTAGGCAGTGGAGCTGGGCACAGGGAGTTCACTGAGTTTCCTGTTCATCCAGGCACACACATCTTAAGATGTGATGTCTGAAGAGGGTATTTGGCAGGCTAATTCAGTTCTGTAGCattgtttgttgttttctacTGCACACACAGAGCCGCACACACAGAGCTACCCACTCATGAACTTCTCTAATAGAATTAGTGTCAAATTAccctttattttcaaagtagctaccagaagaaataaaactgattcAAGTAATAATGTTCTTCTGTACTGTAACAGCATTTTCTGAATTACTGGAGGCTAGAAACTtttttgtgaattttatttctagtctgtttttttaatatgttagCAAAATCACTCGATCTATTTTGTGGTTAAGACAAAAACCACTTGTCTGAAAATTCTGTATAGAAgcttgaatattttatttgaaggcCATCTTAAAGATGGATTTTCAAGTAGGCTTTAAAGTATTATTCAGTTCTGGAGAGAAATGTCACTCGCTGCCAAATGGATTAGGAAAACCATGAAGAATTCTGAAGGCTATGAAAGATTCTTTTAGAACACTGTACACAAGCTATAACAACATCTCTCTAGGAAGGGGATAATAACCCTGGGGAGAGATTTTtaaaccttgatttttttttaatgtatatacCAGTAACAATGAGCTTGTGTGTTTTTCAGAGTTGATCTTTATGGTTGTTGGACTTTCCATGCTGTAGCTTATTTAATTACTGATTAAGACTTAACCTTTTCAGACTTGTTCTTTGACACCTTTCAAGTTGAGctattttaaaatccagttaTTTCCTACACTGCCACCTCACAACTGGAGAAAGTTTCCCATTCCTATTTTCTGTAAGATGAGGTTTTGAATAACTTGTGAGCTTCACCTTGTAGCTCTatgaggatgaggagggatTATAAATTCCCAACCTGGGAtgtctttaaataattttttttcccttctaaaatGCAGAGCAGGTCAGGCCGAAGGATTAAAGCTTTTCAATATGGGCTTTGAAATTACTTGGAAGTTTGATGACTGAATTGAAGAACATTACAGTTAAGGCAAGTGTTCAATTTGCTCAGATTTTGGCAAATTGAGATATTGTGTTTAAGATGTCGTTCCAGTTGGGAAAGTTATTTTGATTGGTGGCATGCTGGAGCTTAgtgtttatttctatttcattaaTCCCAGAACAAATTTGCTTGGCCAAAAAAATATAGAGTTCTTTAATTCCAGTTCTGCAAACTCATCCGAGGTCCTGAAAGccaatttgtttctttttccttgcgTAGAAATAGGAGCGAATGCTGTGCTGGGCAAATCTTGTGTTACAATCTGTGCAATAACAGTATATTAAGAGGAATCATTGTGCTTTAACTGGTAGACCATGGGCTTCAGTGAGCTGAGGGAAAAACTGATCTCTGTCATAAATCCCCAGCATAGTTAGAGAAGCGACAGGCCTTTCAGACAGAGTGCTCAATTAAACTGCAGTCTGAGGAATTAACGCTATATGATAAGGAACGCTTGAGGAGATAGGCCTCTCAAGTGACATGGATTTAACACCCTGCTAGGTTTACAAGGTATGATGTTAGATGAAGTGTCTtcggttttttttcttttaatcagatCATGACTTTAATGGGGCCAGAATATGTACAATGACCTGCAAGCCAGctggttgtttttcttcaaaatggaACTTTGCTTTACAGTTACTCTGGTTGTCCAACCTTAGATACTGTTGCTGTTTCAGGTGCCGGTATCCTTAGATGCTTTGTCGGGTCAAAGCAAGGTAACCACTAGTTCATGATTTCACGACCACTTGCTTCCCCATCGCTCCcagtgtcttttcttctttgtgccTTGCTTAAGTTATGAGTTGGCCAGTAAATGTTAGTTTACAGTCAGCATCAGGTCTGCTTTTTGAGCCTGAATTTACAAAGCATTTTGATCATTTTGGAGGGATGATGAATACCTCTCATGGTGACTTTAAAAGGAGCTGAATCTTCAGCGTCTCCAGAGCAAGAAAGGCAGCCTGGCAAAGTGATGTTTTCTGTAGAGAGTAAATGCAGCCAGTGTTTTGTTCTGTACACTTTAAATAGCAGATGAGTCTGACAGCTCTTTTGTATTTTGACATTGATTTTTATGCACTAACCTTTCAATCAGTATTTGTTGCTGCCTGAGCTGATAACTTGTTGAGTTGAAATTGCATCTTTCCAAAAGTCTGAGGTGGATCTGAGTTACAAAAAGTGGGGATCCAAAAATTAGTGGATTCCAACAGAGGTTTCAGTTAAGATCATCTTTatcaaaaagactgttgtgcCATGTATCACCAAAGCCCGGCTGGGTTTCTTTCCACTGTCCTGTTAAATGTGAGTTTCTGCTGGATCCTAAGTGAAATTAACTGGAAGTGCTGTGCTGTATTTCTCCTTCTTTACAGCAAGAGGTGGCCAACCTGTGGCACTCGAGCCCAGCGCTGCTCCAGCACTTCTCTTGCTAAGGTTACCATCGtgcctggcagcagggctggggagcgACGGGCCTCCCTGGATCTGGGGGGAACAGACCTGTATCTCTGGCAGGGAACAGCTGCTGTGGAGCAGTGAGCACCCCTGCCCTGACCCGCAGCTCCTTCCTGGGCACTGTGCTCTGTGCGCAACAAGCACGTGGGGTCTTGAGCACAGGAAGATTTTAATGTGTGGCTCATGCAGTCAGAGGTTGGGTGCTTTGGGATTATGGGaatctgtattctttttttcaggtaatTCCTGTCCAACTTCTTAAATTGTGTTTAATTACAGTGTTGGCTCTTTTTATGTGAAACACaagatatgtatttttaataaaacgTTCTCATACAGATGCAGgttattttgattaattttgtgGAAAACAGTAACTGCTAGAATATGAAAGACCACCTGTTTTGATATTGTCAGACTGTTTCAGATGCCTTAATGGGCTTAAAATGTTGTGTACCTAATTTTATAGGACTCctgctttaaacaaaacaaacaaaaccaacaaaaaaaaaaaaaagaaaaaaaaacaaaccaaccctttTGCCACCTTCTGCAcaagagcacaagtcttatgaggagcggctgagggacctgggattgtttaccctggagaagaggaggctgaggggagaccttatggctctGCGCAACTATCTGAAGGGAGGTTGTAgtggggtgggtgttggtctcttgccccaagtaacaagcgataggatgagaggaaacggcctcaagctgcatcaggggaggtttaggttggatattaggaaaaatgtctttacattGAAaggaaagagtggtcaggcgttggaacaggctgcccagagaggtggtggagtcactgtTCCTGgtggtgttcaaaaaacatgtagatgtggtatTTCAGGGCATGGTGTAGGAGGCACAGTGGTgtgggttggcagttggacaGCTGACTGTTATTTATCATGTCCCTCTATTTCAAGCTAGCCCTGAGAAGTTCTGGGAttgcttttccctttaaaaGTAGAAGAGTGATTTCCCTTTATCTAGAGGATTCCCTTTCTCTGCCTGTGGCCAGGGAGTGGGCTTGGGGCCATTATCTGATTCAGTCCCACAGCAGAGCCAAAGTATCAGCGTGTCCTGGGAAAGCACATAGTCCTCGCCCAAAGCCCCGTCCCTTTCCCTGTGTCTGTTCTGCCGCTCGCTCCGCCGTTGCTTAACCAGTGTAACTTGCAAACCCAGCTGAAAACTTCCATGCTGGGTTAGTTTTTTCCTAGACTGGTAAGATTTGCATTGTGTTAGCGTCATACAAGAACGGCAGCAGTGGCATTAACCGtcctcctgccctctcccctctgctgtGCCGGCTGTGCTGTCAGCTGGAGGGCGTGCTGCCGCCTTACACGTGGAAGTCCTTTGGGCATCCCAGGGACTTGTGGCAGTCCAGGGCGAGGGTAATGGTTAGTGACGCTCCTGGTGACTACAGCTCAGCGGCTTTACGGTGGCTCGATACCGAGTCTTTCCCCACTGTTCCAGGACAAAATACAAACTCTTTGAGTTAGAAATGCTGATGCCATGGTGCGAGTTCACAAAACATCTGGATTATGCAGAATATAATGAGACTGGCTGGTAACACCTCTGTTGATTTCTAGTATTCTAAACTGGCAGTCTAGTAAGGTGGGGTTTTTATCTGTTTGGGGAAGTAGTGTTTACATGGGAGCAATTCTCATGGCGTATGCACAGGTTAAAGCAGTCGTTGCCAGTACTGCAACTCACTTGAGGGGTGGGAAAACTATTTTATATTCTCTGCCGCTGCAGGCTCATTTCCTCCTTTGCTGTTACTTTCAGACAGGCCTAGTGTCTCCGAAAGCTGGTCTAAACCTAGGTGCTAGTTGGGTGTTGACACAAATAATGTGATGCAGAGAACTCAGTTTCTCCCAAAATGTGGGAGTGCCTCATTTTTGTCATATTAAAATTCCTAAAAAACTCCCCCGCGTATTTGTGCTCACTGAAAACAACTCTCTGGGCAgattttcccattttatttcacaggaaTTGAGTTCACATACGTAGTTCAGCAGGTATGTCATGTTCGTGTATCTACTGAGCAGGCAGGGAACACACCTTAGAAGCAGCATAAGGGTTTTTGTGCGTGTTTCATTCCACTGCTGCATCAGCATTCATCAAGCTGGACACACAGAGGCCTCATTGAAGGGTAAAAGGGTGGTTTCTAATTTCAAAACTGCTTTCGATCTGTGTTCCAGTCAGTTTGCTCATTCAGATATTAGGTTGCTAGGGATGGGAGCTTTGTCTTCTGGGTGTAGCAGCTGCAAGGGGATGTAAACGCTGCACAGGGCAGCAGAAATTGTGGTGAGCTGGAGGGTGTGAATGGTTAAGGCTGTTTTCAGGAGAGAGACGAGAAAGCTGGACTTTAAGAGCAGGTTTGCTGTCCTAGTTTCTGTtctaacaaagagaaaaatatgtaattaagcTCCAAGTATTTGAATAAGCTTCACTCAGCACGAAAGACTCCCCAGATACGATAAGCAAACTTTGAAAACGCAACGTGTGAGTACTGCCCAAGCAGTACGTGTCCTTGGGAACCACAGCTGCTGACCCACATGCTGAGCACCAGTTCCTAGCTATGTGCCATGCCAGAAGCTGCTGCGTAGCCACCGCTGCCAAGGGGCGCATTTTAGCACCAGAGCCTGGTGCTCTCCAGTCTCTCTGCAGTCTCACTACCTCGTATCCAGTGCTTTCACCAGTGAGAGGCTCTGTAACCACTGGTATGGCACTAGTTTTCTTCCCAAAGCCACAACGTGCTCATAAACAAATACGTAAGATCATTTACAAGTTAACGTTGGAATTTAATAAATCCTAGCAGTTATGTCAAAAACAGGTGTTTCCTAAAACAGGTCCTGATGTATCTTAACTTACTGCAGATGCTTTCTGACCTACCATTCAAAAGGCTTCAGCATGTCATTTTTTTGATGGGCTTTAAAGATATGTAAATATTGCCTGCTACCGGAAGATGAAATGCCATCTTCTTGCTCCTTTTgctatttatctttttctctgctcATTTAGTTTTCCGCCTCCTGGGCGGCTAATCTGGCCTGCCTCCTGGTCACGAGCTCTGCTGCCAACACAAAGGAGGCAGCGCGAATACGTGAGTGGAAGGGCGATGGCAGCCTTAGGTTGATTCTTCATGAAGCCTTACTTTAAGACCTTTGTTTTCTCACTTAATGATCAGCTTACATAAGAAAGACTGtgttaatttgaaatttttttaaggcGGATTGTGTTTATTAATTGTAGAAGTCGTtgaaaaaagctgtattttgagAAAAACGTTGAATGCTTATtagcaaagcaaaaaatcatgtttcaaaatacttcaaaatttgTCCATCCTAGTTCACTTACAAAAAGAAGGTGTggcaaggaaaaaaggtaacGAAGCATAAAAGAGAGTTGATATTTTTCTAGAATTTGAAGATTACACTGCTTTAAACTATGTATCTCTTAAGAAATATCAACTGATAATGATATTAGTAAGGAAAAGAGCTGAATTTTTAATAGATGAGTAGTGCCAAATATTAAGGTATTTGCATTAGCTTATAGGTTAGGTCCAAATGGTTTAGTGTTATCTCTATTTGAAGACTCAGCATCACGGATGACTATTATTGCACTGTTTTGACCCTTTAATCACGTCGGCAGCAATAAAATGCTTGGATTCTTTCTACTGCTGTGCTAAGGTGTTCTGTAGACAGGTTGAATTTCCTGGCAAAAGTTTCACCTTGGGAAGCAGCTGGCAAGGAATTATGGTCTCAGAAAATAGGCTCACTgggagggcttttttttttctttttacagcacagctgcagaTAAATCAGTCTGCACACATCTGGCTGCCTTCTGTGGCTGCCTTTTCTGCTTGATTCAATTATACGTCTTCCAGAGAAGGCCTTGAGAATACAAGCCCAGCCGTCAAAAAAAATACTCACCTGTCTGTTTTTTCTTAGGCTTGCGGGGCAGGCACCTTCAGGTCTGGCCTGCCACCTGCAGCCCTGACCAAATGCTGTTGGCGTCCACAGCTGCAGACGTGAAGGTGACTGGGAGGGTCAGCCTAAGGACTGGGAACAAGCTGGCTCTGCAAGCCTGGTGGCACACGTGAGGTTTCTGGCATTGCGGATGGGGCTCTCTACAGTTCTTTCATCAGCTGCCATTGGGGCAAGAGTTCATAATTCATTACGGTACGTCGGTTCCAGTTAGTTTTGCATGTACACTTTCAAACGCCGTGTGGCTGCGCCTTAATTAGCCAACGACTTATGAGAACCTTGAGGACCGCTAATCTTAGCAGCTGATGCCTGCATGCCTCGCCCGAGAAGTCATCTGAGAGCTGTAATTCTCTCAGGCTCTCAGCACTAATCTTCTTAGAGCTCCTGTAGGAGATCTTGCACTGGGAAGAACTGAATTTGCTTGTACTAGATTTCACTACTCGTGGTAAGACTTAAACACATCACAGAGACTTGTTGGttgaaaacacaggaaaattacttaaaaagGTCTTATTAGATAGATAACATGAAAACAACATAACGTGATGAAATATGCCTCTGAGCTGCTTGTGTATGCGTGCTGAAGTACAAAAATCCCTGCAGCTTTTGAGTTCAATCCTCGGTTCAGCTAAGTATATTACTATTGCTTGAGAAGAAAGGTCGCCTTTGACAGTATCTGTCCCtggaaaattgtattttcttctaagaCCCCTTCTATGCATCATAGCTGTCTTTGTTTCACGGGCAGCCCCATAGCCTGAAGAATTCCAGGCTCTtctccctgctttcccagcctgGGCAAGTCAGTACTCTGGGTCCAGATTTCCACAACAGCCCTCCAGCAGGCACCTTCTACAAGACAATGTCTCAGGTGagacttccttttctgttttttgcaGGGCACCGGAGATGGCATGAGGGTCTGTAGAAGCTTCTGTCACATCTTTCTCCTAACAGGAATAAACACAAGTTCCTAATGGCTGAAAgctattaatttgttttctggatCTCTTAAGCTTTCCTATATGGCTTGAAGTGATCAGtatatttcctgaaaatattgTCTCTGTCCAACCACCATACGTTTCATGTCTCTTGCTGGATAAGTGCATAACTGACTGAACATAAAAAGGGAGAATGTAGGGAAGGCAGAGCTTACTCTTCCATTGGCAcagggatggaggaaaacaccAGAAATTTGGACATCAGGTTTAAATTGAAAATCCCCATTTGGTATATGATCAGCAGTAAACAAATCTGTCACACActgttcagaaagaaatggTCTGTAAATCAAAACAAGGATTTGATCAGagttgttttgaaaatgtctggTGTGTAAAGGCAGGCATTTGTAAACTCCCGAGTTCTTGACATCACGGATCCATGCCACAAGCAAGGCGATTTGGGCAGGATGCTGTGTCTACTGGAGCACTTGTAACACCACTGCTTTCTGAAACAGTATTTCCCTGCTTTGGGTAATACAGGTGAGTCTACCTTGTGAAGCTTAGTAACATGGTAATCAACACCAACTTCTCTGTATCTTAACTTCTTCAAAGGAGCAAGACAGAGATAATGACTACAGTCAAGATTCCAGGTTAAGCAGTTATGGGATGTGTGCTGGAATGATACattcctgtttttaaatatgGGAATTTTCTATTGCATATGAAAGAAGACTAGAAAGGACTCCTTTTCTGCAATGGTGTAGAACTGGTATTGCATGAAACTCATGGAAAATAACCAGATACAGATACAAGTTCTTCTGAATTAGCCTCAATTAAGGtgatggggaggggaagagagatcAAAGCTACAGCAAGATGTTTTGGGATTAGGGTTCTTGAATTACGTCAGTTGATTTAAGCAGCAAATGATATTAGCGCTTTATATTGAAAATAATCAGAACAGAGAGATGTGAGATACCAGTACTACAGTCTTTTCAAAGCTGTATTGCATTCTGAACCAAATCCGAGTCTgcagcaggggaaagaaaagcttcagtGCTGACAAGCCAGGAAATGCACAGTATCCAGAAAAAGATCCAGTGTCCAGTGTCCAACAGAAACAGTATGTTAACTCATGTGATATAGATTGTGAAATGCCAAGAGAAAATCTGGTCCCCTCGCAGTTTAGAAAATGGACTAAAtaagagcagctgtgtgggtaAATACTTCTCCCCTTCTTTGGCATTAAATGGTTAGCTGATCTTTATCAGttttaacaaaagaaatctttcagaaattagAGGAGGCCTGGGAAATAACAGCCAAGGGATGTTTTCTGATGGTTTGTTAAGCCAACAGCTTAAATCAAGTGGAGTTATTCATTGCTGGAATGCAACAAGACCCTTCTTCTATTGGGCTGTTCCATTTTGTGACTCTCCTGTTTACCCTACCCCAGCTGACTGTAGCTCTACAGTGTCTCTCTTGCCCCAGCTATGGCTGAGGAGATTTAATAAGGCAAAGCCAATGGTAAAGACAAAAGATGCAATTAAGTCTCGTTACATTTATTCATTCTGGAGGGAAAAGAACAGAATCTTGGAAACAGATTTCTCTAGAGATCAACAGCAATTttaaacagcagaaagcagaacagcatGGTCCGTGTGGCATTATAACCACGTTCCCAGGGAAAGCCTGTGCCCGGTTAAACCACGAGACAGAAGGCGGCCCACAGGAAATCACAAGCTGCCTATCTCATTTCACAGCTGGATGAATGCTGTTCAGCAGAGTCTTCAATTACAGAGGTGCTGTGGCAAGAGCTGTAGAATTTAAGTTTTATGAGACATATGAATGAAAGTCAATTTGTCCTTTAGTTATAATTGTGTTGTGTATAATCATGATTTGGTGTATAATTGTGGTGTTCTAGGGATGTCCCTGTGTGCACACTCAGTACACTAAAGTTATTAACCCCCTGGGTGGTCCAGGAACTCCTCAGCAAGTCCGTGCACAGAAGAGAGACTCAACAGAGCAAAGACAAGGTGACAGGCCCAGCCCCTCTCCACCTTCACAACAAAGAATTTGCCTAACTCTTGCAGATGGGGATTTCAGAAGGTCCTGAGGATTCCTCCCAGGCAGCTTCTGCTGTGCCAATACAAGTTTCTACACCTAAATGTGTCATTTAACATCCTGGGTGGTGAATCAGGCCCTTCCAGACACTCCTGGTCgttcctgctgcagaactgaCCAGATTGTGCACAGATAAGGTGCTTGTAAACAGTGTGTAGAAACCTTTCCTGTAGGTGCAGAAATGGTCTCACAGGACAGTCTTTTTGTACATAGTTAATACTGTAAGatgttttagtttaaaataaccTATAGCTATAGATAATGCATGTGCTGAAGTAGTCATGCAGGATCAGGGCCAGCTGGGATGTGAGAGCTGACCAGAGAAGCGGTTAGGGTAGTCTTGTCTGATccagcagctcaggctgctGTTTGGGAGGTCTGAGCAGCACCCTACACCAAGGTCCcaatcattatttttcttaaacaaatacTCTGCCCATTTTTTGTATAACACTGCTCAGCCAAAAAACAAATCAACCCTTCCACCCAAGAAACATTGCATTTAACAATTAGTCTTTGTCTAGACAAGTCCGatggttttcaaaataaattagttaGCCCTGCTAGAAGTGGTCAGTTCAGTACATGTtatattagaaaattaattgctCTCCCTTGTTTGAAATATTAGAGAAGACTAAGCGTTAACAGCTGTTtatgcattgccagattttactgaaatacaGGTTTTGAAGCACTTTGGCTTGTCACAGTAGTATTACAATAAATCTAACAATAGACTATAATTCAATTAGACTGTGATTCAGTACTATTAACCATTCTGCAAAACAGTGCACATTAAGTGTGTGGTCACCCGAGTATTGTAcaatgaaaaccaaagaaaatcgGTGGCTGCTTACCACCACCCTTAGCAGAGATACTGAACCAATCCCGTATATTCCCCTAGGCTCTCTTTTTGGAAGCCAAAAATCACCATGGGTGCAAATCTTATTTCCATGACAGCAAGGGCCCACATCAGTCGAGAAGTCTGACTTACTTAAACTGTGCCAGTAGTATTCAGCTGATCACACCTGAATTTATTAAGACCGTTTAAGAGCCAATTTAATCTCTGGTTTAATCTCAGGGTTTGCCTGAAAGATGAAATTGGGCCATTGTATTTGTAGCAAAATTGCAAAGCCTTGAACAAAGTATATCACTTCCCCTCTGAAGCGCATTGTTCTAATCCCCGCAAATATTTGCTGTCTGTGTATTTGC contains the following coding sequences:
- the CLDN12 gene encoding claudin-12; translation: MGCRDVHAATVLAFLSGTASVAGLLAAVLLPNWRQMRLYTFNKNERNVTVYTGLWIKCARFDGSRDCVIYDPQWYTAVDQLDLRVLQFALPLSMLTAVSALFLCLIGMCNTAFVSSVPNIKLAKCLVNSAGCHLVAGLLFLLACAICLTPSVWVIFYNNYLNRKYEPVFSFDISVFIAIASAGGLFFTSILLFLWYCACKSLPSPFWQPLYSHAPSMHSYASQPYSARSRLSAIEIDIPVVTHAS